In the genome of Candidatus Zixiibacteriota bacterium, the window ATATGGTTGTCAATCTTCTCCGGCACCACATAGACCTGCTTTTCAAGCTTTTTGGCATTTGATACCAGATACTCTGCCGCCAGCGCCTGGTTGGCAAACGACATATCCATCACCATCGCCGGATGTCCCTCCGCCGCCGCCAGATTAATCAACCTTCCCTCACCTAAAATATTTATCCGCCGCCCGTCCTTAAGAGTGTACTCATCAACATACTCCCGCACCCGGCGCTTCTTTGTTTTCATCTTCTCCAGCGATGGGATATCAATCTCCACATTGAAATGCCCCGAGTTGCAAACAATCGCGCCGTCTTTCATCTTCTCAAAATGCTCGGCACGGATAACATTGATATCGCCGGTCAGGGTCACAAAAATATCGCCGATTTTGGCCGCTTCGGCCATCGGCATCACCGGGAAACCATCCATCACCGCCTCAATCGCCTTGGTCGGGTCAACCTCGGTCACAATAACATGTCCCCCCATCCCCTGTGCCCGCGCCGCGAATCCCCGCCCGCACCAGCCGTATCCGGCCACAATCACTTTCGCCCCGGCAATCAGGGCATTGGTGGCGCGAATAATCCCGTCAATGGTCGATTGCCCGGTGCCGTACCGGTTGTCGAAAAAATGCTTGGTCTTGGAATCATTGACGGCAATGATCGGGTACATCAATGCCCCATCCCGCGCCATCGCTTTCAGGCGGATAACACCGGTGGTGGTCTCCTCGGTCCCGCCTATGATATTCGGCAGAAGCTCTTTCCGCTCGGAGTGCAATGTCGAAACCAGATCGGCGCCG includes:
- a CDS encoding adenosylhomocysteinase, whose amino-acid sequence is GADLVSTLHSERKELLPNIIGGTEETTTGVIRLKAMARDGALMYPIIAVNDSKTKHFFDNRYGTGQSTIDGIIRATNALIAGAKVIVAGYGWCGRGFAARAQGMGGHVIVTEVDPTKAIEAVMDGFPVMPMAEAAKIGDIFVTLTGDINVIRAEHFEKMKDGAIVCNSGHFNVEIDIPSLEKMKTKKRRVREYVDEYTLKDGRRINILGEGRLINLAAAEGHPAMVMDMSFANQALAAEYLVSNAKKLEKQVYVVPEKIDNHIAALKLRSMRVRIDRLTPEQKKYLASWEMGT